In one Acidobacteriota bacterium genomic region, the following are encoded:
- a CDS encoding HAMP domain-containing sensor histidine kinase, protein MVGTKPREGEVFDPDTVREDDWPHFLSGLTHELNTPLASLGVVVELLGREGIGLSDNQQRYTENLHQLVREMQELLHDVGTFARLRGGRVRKRVEALSPEDVMRRATDAIRTSAWEMGITVSTELQPGLPMIHTDAALLEQALDALLETALFLADREVSVQAESRGSFLFFTFRGDAGCGPSEDPESLFNPFEGGTARKLKQKGARPLAPLLAREIATELGGELKMVAEEGRSKCVLRLPLPGPSP, encoded by the coding sequence ATGGTAGGCACCAAGCCTCGGGAAGGGGAGGTCTTCGACCCTGACACCGTCAGAGAGGACGATTGGCCTCATTTCCTCTCCGGCCTCACCCACGAGCTGAACACCCCTCTGGCAAGCCTTGGAGTGGTCGTCGAGCTCCTCGGGAGGGAGGGGATTGGCCTCTCCGACAACCAACAGCGCTACACGGAGAACCTGCACCAGCTGGTGCGCGAGATGCAGGAGCTGCTCCATGATGTCGGGACGTTCGCCCGTTTGCGCGGCGGGCGGGTCCGCAAGCGCGTAGAAGCACTGTCCCCTGAAGATGTGATGCGGCGAGCCACGGACGCCATTCGGACCTCGGCCTGGGAGATGGGAATTACCGTCTCTACGGAGCTCCAACCCGGGCTTCCCATGATTCACACCGACGCCGCCCTCCTCGAACAAGCCCTGGACGCCCTGCTCGAAACGGCGCTGTTCCTGGCGGATCGGGAGGTCTCCGTCCAAGCCGAGAGCCGCGGTTCTTTCTTGTTCTTCACCTTTCGGGGGGACGCTGGATGTGGCCCCTCAGAGGATCCGGAGTCCTTGTTCAATCCGTTCGAAGGCGGCACCGCCCGGAAGCTCAAACAGAAAGGTGCGCGGCCCCTCGCGCCGCTCCTGGCCCGGGAGATCGCCACCGAGCTGGGCGGTGAGCTGAAGATGGTCGCCGAGGAAGGGCGTTCGAAATGCGTGCTGCGCCTTCCTCTCCCTGGACCCTCCCCGTGA
- a CDS encoding PAS domain S-box protein encodes MEPVRGLFDNPVVGACIVSAVEGGSISRANRVYQQMMGYSQAELQRMTLLDLTHSEDRARTCDLFEQLVRGQRDSFQRESRWLRKDGGVFWGRLTAYLASDTAGASSYAIGLVEDITDRKRMEQERLESAERLEALLDAAVDAIVTIDSRGIIESVNPATEKMFGYSADELLGENVRILMPEPYRDEHDGYIDRYRRTGEKRIIGIGREVQGRRKDGFVFPVDLAVNEVCIGDERLFMGTLRDLTDRRILEESLLRAQKMEALGRLAGGVAHDFNTLLGTIIGYAEILGKEAGEEDSALQGYAERIHQAARRGADLTRQLLAFGSRQETRRRLVDIGSLTGETADMIHRLIGEDIRFECSVEDSLGPVAIDPGQLQQVLLNLAVNASDAMPRGGRLSVRWTRAMLDEEMGTETGSIQPGTYALLEVEDTGTGMSEANRQRIFEPFFTTKEVGKGTGLGLSTVFGIVHQWDGGISVISQLGVGTTFRIYLPVAEEGEPPSAAASQPELPSPSATTLATVLVVEDDDMFRNLLGEVLESEGYEVLTAREADEALNLCGQGLEAVDVLVSDLVMPSGNGVKLSAELRSRYPHLRVILMSGYSDEALAGRDIDKELADAFLEKPFDISTLLRTVGAVLDRRDP; translated from the coding sequence GTGGAGCCAGTCCGTGGGCTCTTCGACAACCCGGTGGTGGGTGCTTGCATCGTCAGTGCCGTCGAGGGCGGGAGCATCTCCCGGGCGAATCGGGTGTACCAGCAGATGATGGGGTACTCGCAGGCAGAGCTCCAGCGAATGACTCTCCTCGACCTCACTCACTCCGAGGACCGGGCCCGTACCTGCGATCTCTTCGAGCAGCTCGTCCGTGGACAGCGCGATTCCTTCCAGCGCGAGAGCCGGTGGCTTCGTAAGGACGGTGGGGTGTTTTGGGGACGTTTGACCGCCTATCTCGCCAGCGACACGGCCGGGGCGTCCAGCTATGCCATCGGGCTGGTCGAGGACATCACAGACCGCAAGCGGATGGAGCAGGAGCGCCTCGAGAGTGCCGAGCGCCTCGAGGCCCTCCTCGATGCCGCAGTGGATGCCATCGTCACGATCGATTCCCGGGGGATCATCGAATCGGTGAATCCGGCGACGGAGAAGATGTTCGGCTACAGCGCCGACGAGCTCTTGGGCGAGAACGTCAGGATTCTCATGCCCGAGCCCTACCGCGACGAGCACGATGGCTATATAGACCGGTATCGGCGTACGGGCGAGAAGCGGATCATCGGCATCGGGCGGGAGGTGCAGGGTCGCCGCAAGGACGGCTTCGTCTTTCCGGTGGATCTGGCGGTCAACGAGGTTTGCATTGGGGATGAGCGCCTGTTCATGGGGACTCTCCGGGATCTCACGGACCGAAGAATCCTCGAGGAGTCCCTGCTCCGAGCCCAGAAGATGGAGGCCCTCGGTCGCCTCGCCGGCGGCGTCGCCCACGACTTCAACACGTTGCTGGGGACGATCATCGGCTACGCAGAGATCCTCGGGAAAGAGGCCGGGGAGGAGGATTCCGCGCTGCAGGGGTACGCCGAGCGAATTCACCAGGCGGCGCGGCGAGGGGCCGATCTGACCCGCCAGCTACTCGCCTTCGGCAGCCGCCAGGAGACCCGCCGGAGGCTGGTGGACATCGGCTCCCTGACCGGGGAAACGGCGGATATGATCCACCGTCTCATCGGCGAAGACATCCGCTTCGAGTGCTCTGTGGAGGACTCCCTCGGTCCCGTGGCCATCGACCCGGGGCAGCTCCAGCAGGTGCTGCTCAACCTGGCGGTCAACGCTTCCGATGCCATGCCCCGGGGTGGACGGCTCTCGGTGCGGTGGACCCGGGCCATGCTCGATGAGGAGATGGGCACCGAGACCGGCTCCATCCAGCCAGGCACCTACGCGCTGCTGGAGGTCGAGGACACGGGCACCGGGATGAGTGAGGCGAACCGCCAGCGGATCTTCGAGCCGTTCTTCACCACCAAGGAGGTGGGCAAGGGCACCGGGCTCGGGCTCTCCACGGTCTTCGGCATCGTGCACCAATGGGACGGCGGAATCTCTGTGATCAGCCAACTGGGCGTCGGAACCACCTTCCGCATCTACCTGCCCGTGGCGGAGGAGGGCGAGCCGCCGTCCGCCGCGGCTTCGCAGCCCGAGCTGCCGTCCCCGTCCGCCACCACCCTCGCTACGGTGCTGGTGGTCGAGGACGACGACATGTTTCGCAACCTCCTCGGCGAGGTGCTGGAGTCCGAGGGCTACGAAGTCCTGACCGCACGAGAGGCCGATGAGGCGCTGAATCTGTGCGGCCAAGGCCTCGAGGCCGTCGACGTTCTGGTGTCGGATCTCGTCATGCCGTCCGGCAACGGTGTGAAGCTCTCGGCGGAGCTCCGGTCCCGCTATCCGCATCTGCGGGTGATCCTGATGTCGGGCTATAGCGACGAAGCGCTGGCGGGCCGAGACATCGACAAGGAGCTAGCAGACGCCTTCCTGGAGAAGCCTTTCGATATCTCCACGCTCCTGCGGACGGTGGGGGCCGTCCTCGATCGTCGGGACCCTTGA
- a CDS encoding CBS domain-containing protein, which translates to MKVREIMTSKPATCSPGDSVASALQRLWEDDCGILPVIEGDQVVGIVTDRDLAMALLFQGARPTELSIGKLPRNEVHSCSPEDETRTALEVMAKHQVRRLPVVEDGRLVGVVSLNDVALEAHSTHGSLERPTYEEVAKAFQAICTHRQQPVTV; encoded by the coding sequence ATGAAGGTCCGTGAAATCATGACCAGCAAGCCGGCGACCTGCTCGCCAGGAGACTCCGTGGCCTCGGCCCTCCAGCGCCTCTGGGAGGACGACTGCGGAATCCTTCCCGTCATCGAGGGTGATCAAGTCGTGGGGATCGTCACCGACCGCGACCTCGCCATGGCCCTCCTCTTCCAAGGGGCTCGACCGACGGAGCTATCCATCGGCAAGCTGCCCCGAAACGAAGTGCATAGCTGCTCCCCGGAGGACGAAACCCGGACCGCGTTGGAGGTAATGGCGAAACACCAAGTGCGCCGTCTGCCGGTGGTGGAAGACGGTCGACTGGTCGGCGTCGTTTCCCTCAACGATGTAGCCCTCGAGGCACACTCGACCCACGGGAGTCTCGAACGGCCAACCTACGAAGAGGTGGCCAAAGCTTTCCAGGCCATCTGCACCCACCG